A DNA window from Phoenix dactylifera cultivar Barhee BC4 unplaced genomic scaffold, palm_55x_up_171113_PBpolish2nd_filt_p 000090F, whole genome shotgun sequence contains the following coding sequences:
- the LOC103696191 gene encoding probable inactive purple acid phosphatase 29, whose protein sequence is MASLRPPRLLLSFLLVLPLLLSIIAISVESLEEERSTLSRRGRGGASPAAANGVLRFKGTKGEFKILQVADMHYADGRSTECLDVFPEQMPTCSDLNTTAFINRVIQAENPDLVVFTGDNIFGSDSTDAAKSLDMAYAPVVDRKLPWAAVLGNHDQEGTLSREGVMQHIVGMPHTLSHLNPEGVDIDGFGNYNLEVGGVEGSALANKSVLNLYFIDSGDYSTVPSIPGYGWIKPSQQLWFQKTSSRLQKGYMSTPEAQKQPAPGLVYFHIPLPEYISFEASNFTGVKQEGISSASINSGFFATMVEAGDVKAVFTGHDHLNDFCGKLTGIQLCYAGGFGYHAYGKAGWSRRARVVSAYLEKTVEGEWGGVKSIKTWKRLDDQYLSTIDTQVLWNKGSTGRRRKRTTGF, encoded by the exons ATGGCTTCTCTCAGGCCTCCtcgcctcctcctctccttcctcctcgtCCTCCCACTACTTCTCTCCATTATTGCTATCTCAGTGGAATCTTTAGAAGAAGAGCGATCCACTCTCTCCAgaagaggacgaggaggagCTTCGCCGGCGGCGGCGAATGGCGTGCTCCGGTTCAAGGGGACGAAGGGGGAATTCAAGATACTTCAGGTGGCGGACATGCACTACGCCGACGGGAGGTCGACGGAGTGCTTGGACGTCTTCCCGGAGCAGATGCCGACCTGCTCCGATCTCAACACCACCGCCTTCATCAACCGTGTCATCCAGGCCGAGAACCCCGATCTCGTCGTCTTCACCG GTGACAACATCTTCGGCTCGGACTCAACCGACGCGGCCAAATCACTGGACATGGCATATGCTCCGGTGGTTGATCGCAAGCTGCCATGGGCGGCAGTGCTTGGCAACCATGACCAGGAGGGGACGCTGTCCCGCGAGGGTGTAATGCAGCACATTGTGGGCATGCCCCACACCCTTTCCCACCTCAACCCAGAGGGAGTGGATATCGATGGCTTTGGGAACTATAACTTGGAGGTGGGTGGTGTGGAGGGCTCGGCACTCGCCAACAAGTCAGTGCTCAACCTCTACTTCATCGACAGTGGGGATTACTCCACCGTCCCCTCCATCCCTGGCTATGGCTGGATCAAGCCCTCTCAGCAGCTCTGGTTCCAGAAAACCTCTTCTCGCCTCCAG AAAGGGTATATGAGCACACCAGAGGCACAGAAGCAGCCAGCACCGGGCCTTGTGTACTTCCACATCCCATTGCCAGAGTACATCAGCTTTGAAGCATCCAACTTCACAGGGGTGAAACAGGAAGGAATCAGCTCAGCATCAATTAACTCTGGATTCTTTGCCACCATGGTGGAGGCTGGAGATGTGAAAGCTGTGTTCACAGGGCATGATCACCTCAATGACTTTTGTGGGAAGCTTACTGGCATTCAGCTCTGTTATGCTGGTGGGTTTGGGTACCATGCCTATGGGAAGGCCGGGTGGTCTCGGAGGGCACGGGTGGTGTCGGCATACCTAGAAAAGACGGTAGAGGGCGAATGGGGAGGGGTGAAGTCCATCAAGACTTGGAAACGTCTGGATGATCAGTACCTTTCTACAATCGACACTCAAGTCTTATGGAACAAGGGCTCAACCG GGAGGCGCAGAAAGAGAACTACTGGATTTTGA
- the LOC103696192 gene encoding uncharacterized protein LOC103696192, translating to MIAMWKPYCWKFSILCLSIVALVASAKNDGNPANEVVDCINKNRTTNKLPKLYNSPGLGCMALQYISECMGNCSTNNTLSCQPPEVDITEVYAPNCGVELPTVGTISGHLVGCQWKHLNPEQAFSKVLISDKKRLSLLHSKDHTEVGVGFSRAHHGPFFWCILFSSGKTNSTFVLEGGRGIKQRNGCFSGKDLPCSSGRKLPFPSDLKPVVFSMLLHLIVGI from the exons ATGATTGCAATGTGGAAGCCCTACTGTTGGAAGTTCTCCATTCTCTGTCTATCCATTGTTGCCCTTGTCGCCTCTGCCAAAAACGATG GAAATCCTGCTAATGAGGTTGTCGACTGCATAAATAAGAACCGAACAACGAATAAGCTACCAAAGTTGTATAATAGTCCTGGGTTAGGGTGCATGGCTTTGCAATACATATCAGAGTGCATGGGAAACTGCAGTACCAACAATACTCTGAGCTGCCAACCTCCAGAAGTTGACATTACCGAGGTATATGCCCCCAATTGTGGCGTAGAGTTACCAACAGTAGGCACTATATCTGGCCATCTTGTTGGATGCCAGTGGAAACATCTAAATCCAGAGCAAGCTTTCTCTAAAGTCCTGATTTCGGACAAGAAAAGACTCTCTCTTTTGCATAGTAAAGATCACACTGAAGTTGGTGTAGGATTTAGTagagctcatcatggaccgttCTTTTGGTGCATCTTATTTAGCAGTGGAAAAACCAACTCGACATTTGTACTAGAAGGTGGAAGAGGGATTAAGCAGAGAAATGGTTGCTTCAGTGGAAAAGATCTACCGTGCAGCTCTGGGAGGAAGCTTCCGTTTCCGTCAGACTTGAAGCCTGTTGTTTTCTCAATGCTACTTCATCTTATAGTTGGTATATAA